One genomic region from Magnetococcales bacterium encodes:
- a CDS encoding alpha-D-glucose phosphate-specific phosphoglucomutase produces MAVKSVATTPFTDQKPGTSGLRKKVTVFQGTHYLENFVQSIFDSLEGFQGQTLVVGGDGRYHNRHAIATILRMAAANGFGRVLVGQGGVLSTPAASCVIRKRKAFGGIILSASHNPGGPDGDFGIKYNTGNGGPAPEKVTDAIYEHSKRISSYKILDEAGTIDLDTLGDRKLGNMTITVIDSVADYAELMESLFDFKAIADLFRSGGFGMRFDAMHAVTGPYAKKILEERLGAPAGTVMNGVVKEDFGGGHPDPNLTYAEELVEIMMGSHALEFGAASDGDGDRNMILGKRFFVTPSDSLAVLADNAHLVPGYQKGLAGVARSMPTSGAVDRVAKVKGFGCYETPTGWKFFGNLLDAGRATLCGEESFGTGSDHVREKDGLWAVLFWLNVLAKRRESVEAILRSHWQQYGRTFYSRHDYEEVDSAAAKGLMDDLIKRFATLPGQSFEGRKIVLADDFGYTDPVDGSVSTRQGIRIGFEDGSRIVFRLSGTGTKGATLRIYLERYEPDAARHGLDAQEALADLIRIADKLAGIKQRTGRERPTVIT; encoded by the coding sequence ATGGCCGTCAAATCCGTTGCCACCACCCCCTTCACCGATCAAAAACCCGGCACGTCGGGTCTGCGCAAAAAGGTCACCGTGTTTCAAGGGACCCATTATTTGGAAAATTTTGTCCAGTCCATTTTTGATTCACTGGAAGGATTTCAGGGCCAGACCCTGGTCGTCGGCGGCGATGGTCGTTATCACAATCGCCACGCCATCGCCACCATCCTGCGCATGGCGGCGGCCAATGGTTTTGGACGGGTTCTGGTGGGACAGGGAGGGGTTCTGTCCACACCCGCAGCGTCCTGTGTCATCCGCAAGCGCAAGGCGTTTGGCGGCATCATCCTTTCGGCCAGCCACAATCCAGGTGGCCCGGATGGCGACTTTGGCATCAAGTACAATACCGGCAATGGCGGACCTGCCCCGGAAAAAGTCACCGACGCCATCTACGAACACAGCAAACGCATCTCTTCCTACAAAATTCTGGATGAAGCAGGAACCATCGACCTGGACACCCTGGGTGACCGGAAACTGGGCAACATGACCATCACGGTCATCGATTCCGTTGCCGACTATGCGGAATTGATGGAATCCCTGTTCGATTTCAAAGCCATCGCCGACCTGTTCCGCAGCGGCGGTTTTGGCATGCGCTTCGATGCCATGCATGCCGTGACCGGCCCTTATGCCAAAAAAATTCTGGAAGAGCGTCTGGGTGCCCCGGCAGGCACGGTCATGAATGGCGTGGTCAAGGAGGATTTTGGCGGCGGTCATCCCGATCCCAATCTGACCTATGCCGAAGAACTCGTTGAAATCATGATGGGATCTCATGCCCTTGAGTTCGGTGCCGCTTCCGATGGCGATGGTGACCGCAACATGATTCTGGGCAAACGCTTTTTCGTCACCCCCAGCGACAGTCTGGCGGTGCTGGCCGACAATGCCCATCTGGTTCCGGGCTATCAAAAGGGGCTGGCAGGCGTGGCACGCTCCATGCCAACGAGCGGTGCCGTGGATCGCGTGGCCAAAGTCAAGGGATTTGGCTGCTACGAAACCCCCACCGGCTGGAAATTTTTCGGCAACCTCCTGGATGCCGGACGGGCCACCCTGTGTGGCGAAGAGAGTTTCGGTACCGGCTCGGACCATGTGCGGGAAAAAGATGGTCTGTGGGCCGTTCTCTTCTGGCTCAATGTGCTGGCCAAACGCCGCGAATCGGTCGAAGCCATTCTGCGTTCCCATTGGCAACAGTATGGCCGCACCTTCTATTCGCGCCATGACTACGAAGAGGTCGATTCTGCCGCTGCCAAAGGGTTGATGGACGATCTGATCAAGCGCTTCGCCACCCTCCCCGGACAAAGTTTCGAGGGACGCAAGATTGTCCTGGCCGATGATTTCGGCTACACCGATCCCGTGGATGGCAGTGTCTCCACCAGACAGGGAATTCGCATCGGCTTCGAAGATGGTTCCCGTATCGTGTTCCGGCTCTCCGGAACCGGCACCAAAGGAGCCACCTTGCGCATCTATCTGGAGCGGTATGAACCCGATGCGGCACGACATGGCCTGGATGCCCAGGAAGCCCTGGCCGATCTGATTCGCATTGCCGACAAGTTGGCAGGGATCAAACAACGCACCGGCAGGGAACGCCCGACAGTGATCACCTGA
- the ppk2 gene encoding polyphosphate kinase 2, which produces MKKKEKKINVEKKEDDKSNVTPHQKPEGKHQKDVSNKVFEKQMAIFQVELVKLQEWIRQKQLKVVVIFEGRDAAGKGGVIKRIMERLNPRIVKVVALGTPSTREKNQWYFQRYVPHLPTKGEMVMFDRSWYNRAGVERVMGFCTEDEYREFLRSCPEFERMLVRSGIILIKYWFSVSDDVQEKRFQERVRDPRKRWKLSEMDVESRNRWVEYSRAKDEMFAHTDIKQAPWYVVDADHKKRSRLNCISHLLRMIPYEDLTPKPIKLPPRKTNEGYVRPPITDQTFVWDYDASEEEINQNMLRNRS; this is translated from the coding sequence ATGAAGAAAAAGGAAAAGAAAATAAACGTAGAAAAAAAAGAGGATGACAAAAGCAACGTGACGCCACATCAAAAACCGGAGGGGAAACATCAAAAAGATGTTTCCAACAAGGTTTTTGAAAAGCAGATGGCCATTTTCCAGGTGGAGCTGGTCAAACTCCAGGAGTGGATCCGGCAGAAACAGCTCAAGGTTGTCGTCATCTTCGAGGGACGCGATGCCGCCGGCAAGGGTGGGGTCATCAAACGCATCATGGAGCGGCTCAATCCACGTATCGTCAAGGTGGTCGCCCTGGGTACGCCTTCCACCCGGGAAAAAAATCAGTGGTATTTTCAGAGGTATGTCCCGCATCTACCCACAAAAGGCGAAATGGTCATGTTCGACCGGAGCTGGTACAACCGCGCCGGTGTGGAACGGGTCATGGGATTTTGTACGGAAGATGAATACCGGGAATTTCTCCGTTCCTGCCCTGAATTCGAACGCATGCTGGTCAGATCGGGCATCATCCTGATCAAATACTGGTTTTCAGTCAGTGATGATGTGCAGGAGAAACGCTTTCAGGAACGGGTCCGGGACCCGCGCAAACGGTGGAAGCTCAGCGAAATGGACGTGGAATCCCGCAACCGTTGGGTGGAGTATTCCCGGGCCAAGGATGAAATGTTCGCCCACACCGACATCAAACAAGCCCCCTGGTATGTGGTGGATGCCGATCACAAAAAACGGTCGCGCCTCAACTGCATCAGCCATCTGTTGCGCATGATTCCCTACGAAGATCTGACCCCCAAGCCCATCAAACTTCCGCCGCGCAAGACCAATGAAGGGTACGTCCGCCCCCCCATCACAGACCAGACTTTCGTTTGGGATTATGATGCCTCGGAAGAGGAAATCAACCAGAACATGCTTCGTAACCGATCTTGA